In Agrobacterium vitis, one genomic interval encodes:
- the ssuD gene encoding FMNH2-dependent alkanesulfonate monooxygenase produces MSKTTNAQNARPIDFLWFIPTSGDGTYLGSNDLTRPVDHGYLREIASAVDRLGYYGVLLPTGVACEESFVTAASLAAHTQKLKFLVAIRPGTASPAYYARLAVALDRVSNGRTLLNIVVGGSPTELAGDGIFVSHDERYAHADEFFTVWEDLLGKGHADLNGKYIRAEGARLGFPPVQSPRPPLYFGGSSDAGIDFAARRVDKYLTWGEPPAQVKEKVEAVRAAAARSGRDVSFGIRLHFIVRETDEEAWAAADKLISKLSDETIRETQARFAKESDSVGQRRMTELHNGRRDKLEVSPNLWAGVGLVRAGAGTALVGSPETVAERLREYQAIGIDTVIGSGYPHLEEAYRVAELLFPKLGLGRSNENDIKHSDFADSKVFAGGGHSGGFRVVSGS; encoded by the coding sequence ATGTCTAAAACGACCAATGCGCAAAATGCGCGGCCCATCGATTTTCTCTGGTTCATCCCCACGTCGGGTGACGGCACCTATCTCGGCTCCAACGATCTGACCCGCCCGGTCGATCACGGCTACCTGCGTGAGATTGCCAGCGCTGTCGACCGGCTCGGCTATTACGGCGTATTGTTGCCAACCGGGGTCGCCTGTGAGGAATCCTTCGTCACGGCGGCGTCGTTGGCTGCCCATACGCAGAAACTGAAATTTCTGGTCGCCATTCGCCCCGGCACGGCGTCGCCCGCCTATTACGCGCGGTTGGCCGTCGCCCTGGACCGGGTCTCGAACGGCCGCACGCTGCTGAATATCGTTGTCGGCGGCAGCCCGACGGAATTGGCGGGTGACGGTATTTTCGTCTCCCATGACGAACGCTATGCCCATGCCGACGAGTTTTTCACTGTCTGGGAAGATCTTTTGGGCAAGGGCCATGCCGATCTGAATGGCAAATATATTCGCGCCGAAGGGGCGCGCCTGGGCTTCCCGCCGGTGCAATCTCCGCGTCCGCCGCTCTATTTCGGCGGCTCGTCGGACGCCGGGATCGACTTTGCCGCCCGTCGCGTCGATAAATACCTGACCTGGGGCGAACCGCCAGCGCAGGTCAAGGAAAAGGTCGAGGCCGTGCGTGCTGCCGCTGCCCGCAGCGGGCGGGATGTCTCCTTTGGCATCCGTCTGCACTTTATCGTCCGCGAAACCGATGAAGAGGCCTGGGCCGCCGCAGACAAGCTGATCTCGAAACTGTCGGATGAAACCATCCGCGAAACCCAGGCCCGCTTTGCCAAGGAGTCCGATTCTGTCGGCCAACGCCGCATGACGGAATTGCACAATGGCCGGCGTGACAAACTCGAAGTCTCGCCCAATCTGTGGGCCGGGGTGGGGCTGGTGCGGGCAGGGGCCGGTACGGCCCTGGTCGGCTCGCCGGAAACGGTGGCGGAGCGCCTGCGGGAATATCAGGCCATCGGCATTGATACGGTGATCGGCTCCGGCTATCCGCACCTCGAAGAAGCTTACCGTGTGGCGGAACTGCTGTTTCCGAAGCTTGGTCTGGGCAGGTCGAATGAAAACGACATTAAACACAGCGACTTCGCCGATTCGAAAGTTTTTGCCGGCGGAGGCCATTCCGGTGGTTTCCGGGTCGTTTCCGGCTCCTGA
- a CDS encoding aliphatic sulfonate ABC transporter substrate-binding protein: MINRRQTLGLLGAAGTILALPAIRTAQASITTLRIGWQKNGVLALAKRTGALEKRLAARGVTVTWAEFTSGPPLLEALGAGALDFGPTGDVPPLFAQAAGGNLLYVGTYKGAPSGTALLVHKDSPIQSIADLKGKKLAFKRGSSAHNFVVKALKTAGLTPSDVKAADLSPADAGAAFKSGNVDAWAIWDPYFAVAETDPNARVLTTASGIVDSWSFYFGNGDFTSKNPEVITDVIDELRKTGVWAQSHLDETITALAEITGVPRDTTKTVLTRPGADLGSVSTLNDEAIAYQQALADEFHALQILPKPLKIAEIVWRPKAS; the protein is encoded by the coding sequence ATGATCAACCGCAGACAGACCCTTGGCTTGCTTGGCGCTGCCGGCACCATCCTCGCCTTGCCGGCAATCCGTACCGCCCAGGCGTCAATCACGACATTGCGCATCGGTTGGCAGAAGAATGGTGTGCTGGCGCTGGCCAAGCGCACGGGCGCGCTGGAAAAGCGTCTGGCTGCGCGCGGCGTCACGGTGACCTGGGCTGAATTTACCTCAGGCCCGCCGCTGCTGGAAGCGCTGGGGGCCGGTGCGCTCGATTTTGGTCCGACAGGCGATGTGCCGCCACTGTTTGCCCAGGCGGCGGGCGGCAATCTTCTTTATGTTGGCACCTACAAGGGAGCACCCTCCGGCACGGCATTGCTTGTGCACAAGGATTCACCCATCCAGTCGATTGCCGATCTCAAGGGCAAGAAGCTTGCCTTCAAGCGCGGTTCGAGCGCTCATAATTTCGTGGTCAAGGCGCTGAAAACGGCGGGATTGACGCCATCAGATGTCAAGGCAGCGGATCTGTCGCCTGCCGATGCGGGGGCGGCATTCAAATCTGGAAATGTCGATGCCTGGGCAATCTGGGACCCTTATTTTGCGGTGGCCGAGACCGATCCAAATGCCAGGGTGTTGACGACCGCCAGCGGTATTGTCGATAGCTGGAGCTTTTATTTCGGCAATGGTGATTTCACCAGTAAAAACCCGGAGGTGATCACCGATGTTATCGATGAATTGCGCAAGACCGGCGTTTGGGCGCAGAGCCATCTGGATGAGACGATTACAGCGCTCGCCGAAATCACTGGCGTGCCGCGCGACACGACAAAGACCGTGCTGACCCGGCCCGGCGCCGATCTCGGCAGCGTGTCTACCCTGAACGATGAAGCCATCGCCTATCAGCAGGCCTTGGCCGACGAATTTCACGCCCTGCAAATTCTACCGAAGCCTTTGAAGATTGCCGAGATCGTCTGGCGCCCGAAGGCAAGCTGA
- a CDS encoding aliphatic sulfonate ABC transporter substrate-binding protein: MTELTRRLFTTGALGSLALSLTLGAAFRARAEELSVLKIGYQKTGLPVIARQQGVIEAALKSQGTSVSWVEFAAGPPLVEALNVGSVHVGWTGDAPPIFGQASGAAIVYAAALPPNGKGEGIVVKASSGIKDLAGLKGRKVAVGKGTSAHNLVVVALEKAGIGFDEITPVYLGPADAAAAFASDKVDAWAVWDPFLAIAETRYDLVTLARSSEVLDVKTYFLANRDFAASHPDTLATVLKALTVAAEWSANNRDQLAAALHEITGVPLNAQTLAANRAEFGIFKITDEIVATQQETADRFFRLGLIPKKINIKDAVWVAPTN; encoded by the coding sequence ATGACAGAATTGACCCGCCGCCTGTTCACGACCGGTGCCCTTGGCTCCCTTGCTTTATCCCTGACGCTTGGCGCTGCCTTCCGCGCGCGGGCAGAAGAACTGAGCGTCTTGAAAATCGGCTACCAGAAAACCGGCCTGCCGGTCATCGCACGCCAGCAGGGCGTGATCGAAGCCGCCCTCAAGTCGCAAGGAACCTCGGTATCCTGGGTGGAGTTCGCCGCCGGGCCGCCGCTGGTCGAGGCCTTGAATGTCGGCTCCGTCCATGTCGGTTGGACCGGAGATGCGCCACCGATTTTCGGTCAGGCATCCGGGGCAGCCATCGTCTATGCTGCGGCACTGCCGCCGAATGGCAAGGGCGAGGGCATCGTCGTCAAGGCCAGTTCCGGCATCAAGGATCTGGCCGGCCTCAAGGGCCGCAAGGTCGCGGTCGGAAAAGGTACCAGCGCCCATAACCTCGTTGTGGTTGCCCTGGAAAAGGCCGGGATCGGCTTTGACGAGATCACCCCGGTCTATCTGGGTCCGGCGGATGCGGCGGCGGCCTTTGCCAGCGACAAGGTGGACGCCTGGGCCGTCTGGGACCCGTTCCTGGCGATTGCCGAGACCCGATATGATCTGGTGACGCTCGCCCGCTCCAGCGAAGTGCTTGACGTCAAAACCTATTTTCTCGCCAATCGCGACTTTGCAGCAAGCCATCCCGACACATTGGCGACCGTATTGAAGGCGCTCACTGTTGCAGCGGAATGGTCCGCCAACAATCGCGATCAATTGGCCGCCGCCCTGCATGAGATTACCGGCGTGCCGCTCAACGCCCAGACTTTGGCCGCCAACCGGGCCGAGTTCGGCATTTTCAAGATTACCGACGAGATCGTGGCAACCCAGCAAGAGACGGCCGACCGTTTCTTCCGGCTTGGCCTGATCCCGAAGAAAATCAACATCAAAGACGCCGTGTGGGTTGCGCCAACCAATTGA
- a CDS encoding ABC transporter permease subunit, translating to MQNSNIRQDAGHAPSLAPSLGLAWFGAGLSRLAGNSIGWALPLLILIAWEASSRAGLLQQNILPAPSAVAEAFWRLTLSGELPTNIGVSTVRALAGFAIGGGIGFALGLLNGLSALSRGITDTTLQMVRNIPHLALIPLVILWFGIDEEAKLFLVALGVFFPIYVNTLLGIQSVDPQLVEMGRLYGMKPYRLFRKVILPGALPAIFAGLRYGLGIMWLTLIVAETIAASSGLGYMAMQAREFLLIDVVVLSILIYALLGKLADLLARFLERVFLQWHPAYQTAR from the coding sequence ATGCAGAATTCAAACATCAGACAAGATGCCGGACATGCCCCCTCGCTGGCCCCCTCGCTGGGACTTGCATGGTTTGGGGCTGGCCTGTCACGACTGGCTGGCAACAGCATCGGCTGGGCGCTGCCTTTGCTGATCCTGATTGCCTGGGAAGCATCGTCGCGCGCCGGATTGTTGCAGCAAAACATCTTGCCGGCACCGTCTGCCGTCGCCGAAGCCTTCTGGCGCCTGACATTATCAGGCGAATTGCCAACCAATATCGGCGTCAGCACTGTACGGGCGTTGGCTGGCTTTGCGATTGGCGGCGGCATCGGTTTCGCACTCGGTCTGCTCAACGGCCTGTCGGCCCTTAGCCGGGGCATTACCGATACGACCTTGCAGATGGTGCGCAATATTCCCCATCTGGCACTGATCCCGCTGGTTATTCTTTGGTTCGGGATTGATGAAGAGGCCAAGCTCTTTCTTGTCGCGCTTGGCGTGTTTTTCCCGATCTATGTCAACACCCTGCTGGGCATCCAGAGCGTCGATCCGCAACTGGTGGAAATGGGCCGCCTTTACGGCATGAAGCCATACCGGCTTTTTCGCAAGGTTATCCTGCCGGGCGCCCTGCCCGCGATCTTTGCCGGACTGCGCTATGGTCTTGGCATCATGTGGCTGACGCTGATCGTGGCAGAAACCATCGCCGCATCTTCCGGCCTTGGTTACATGGCCATGCAGGCGCGTGAGTTCCTGCTGATCGACGTGGTTGTTCTTTCCATTCTCATCTATGCGCTGCTCGGCAAACTGGCGGATCTGCTTGCCCGTTTCCTGGAGCGCGTGTTCCTGCAATGGCATCCGGCCTACCAGACAGCGAGGTAA
- a CDS encoding ATP-binding cassette domain-containing protein, with amino-acid sequence MTATTVTRLRPIQEAHPATRQEQASQPVLASARPAFSFRNVRKSFGTQTVLDGINLDVAEGEFLAIIGKSGCGKSTLLRLLAGLDKPSSGELVHHADKSDAARVRMMFQEPRLLPWAKIDDNVAVGLTGIAKGKEALSAARALLEEVGLGARASEWPSVLSGGQKQRVALARALAAHPHILALDEPLGALDALTRIEMQQLLERIWQKQRFTAVLVTHDVSEAVALADRIVVIDAGRIALDLKVSLPRPRRHATAECAAIEAQILEKLLGDAAQA; translated from the coding sequence ATGACCGCAACAACAGTGACACGGCTTCGGCCAATTCAGGAAGCACATCCTGCAACAAGACAGGAACAGGCATCCCAACCGGTGCTTGCCAGCGCCCGCCCAGCGTTTTCCTTCCGCAATGTCCGAAAGAGTTTTGGGACACAGACCGTGCTGGATGGCATAAACCTCGATGTCGCCGAAGGTGAGTTTCTGGCGATCATCGGCAAGAGCGGCTGCGGCAAAAGCACCCTGTTGCGGTTGCTGGCTGGGCTGGACAAACCAAGTTCCGGCGAACTTGTCCATCATGCCGACAAGAGCGATGCTGCCCGGGTTCGAATGATGTTTCAGGAGCCGCGCCTTCTTCCCTGGGCAAAGATCGATGACAACGTCGCCGTTGGACTGACCGGAATTGCCAAGGGCAAAGAAGCGCTTTCGGCGGCCCGCGCCCTGTTGGAAGAAGTCGGCCTTGGCGCACGGGCCAGCGAATGGCCCTCCGTTCTCTCAGGCGGCCAGAAACAGCGCGTCGCGCTTGCCCGCGCCTTGGCGGCGCATCCGCATATCCTGGCCCTTGATGAACCGCTGGGCGCGCTCGATGCGCTGACCCGGATCGAAATGCAGCAATTGCTGGAACGGATCTGGCAAAAGCAACGGTTCACCGCAGTGCTGGTCACCCATGACGTGTCGGAAGCCGTCGCCCTCGCCGACCGGATCGTCGTTATCGACGCCGGACGCATTGCGCTCGATCTCAAGGTTTCACTGCCACGCCCAAGGCGGCATGCCACAGCGGAATGCGCGGCAATCGAAGCACAGATATTGGAGAAACTGCTGGGAGACGCGGCCCAAGCGTGA
- a CDS encoding FAD/NAD(P)-binding protein, which produces MLQFISGVSHLGAYQAKSSISPARKTVVIVGGGFAGASVARFLAERQDEDLQILVFEPRATLGAGLAYDTEDPALRLNVEANRMIADAREPLAFAEWLRQSGALADDPDAQVECTGSDVPQVFARREAFGRFMAERMAPYLEEGRIQHIRETVESVTRIGSRWLVTGNLGAWIEADIVVMAATHPAPKAPRALQSALQGHPRFLTNPVAGQSLCGVRATDRVLVVGMGLTAADIVASLSVRGHRGEITAFSRRGMSSRGHTLQPQDWSCSFSEDDCGSVRSLLRAVRRAVADAQAHGVTWHAVTDALRKQGQTIWARLNATERKRLLRHARRLWDVHRYRLPPQAQAIWQQRLAEGSLTLASGRMIKIERGIETIAIDLVVASTGLVERKLFDWVVLATGPDHASVLKSQSMLLTLESTGHLQADAYGLGIACDETGQAIGIDGRPQADLFIAGPLARGTFGELMGVPEVSRQSELVADRIANTLMMSRSMVSHSVEVR; this is translated from the coding sequence ATGCTCCAGTTTATTTCAGGGGTTTCTCACTTGGGGGCGTACCAAGCGAAAAGCAGCATTTCGCCCGCCCGCAAGACAGTCGTTATTGTCGGTGGAGGGTTTGCCGGCGCGTCAGTAGCGCGGTTTCTGGCGGAGCGGCAGGACGAGGATCTGCAAATTCTGGTATTTGAGCCGAGAGCCACGCTGGGGGCCGGTCTTGCCTATGACACGGAAGATCCGGCACTTCGTCTCAATGTTGAAGCAAACCGGATGATAGCCGATGCTAGGGAGCCACTCGCCTTTGCCGAGTGGTTACGGCAATCTGGCGCGCTTGCGGACGATCCTGACGCGCAGGTCGAATGCACAGGCAGTGATGTCCCGCAGGTGTTTGCCCGCCGTGAAGCCTTCGGTCGTTTCATGGCGGAGCGGATGGCGCCTTATCTTGAAGAGGGTAGGATTCAGCACATCCGGGAGACGGTGGAAAGCGTGACCCGGATCGGGAGCCGCTGGTTGGTGACCGGCAATTTGGGTGCCTGGATCGAGGCCGATATCGTCGTCATGGCAGCCACCCACCCGGCTCCCAAGGCGCCGCGGGCATTGCAATCAGCCCTGCAAGGCCATCCACGCTTCCTTACCAATCCCGTCGCGGGCCAGAGCCTTTGCGGTGTCCGTGCGACGGATCGGGTTCTTGTCGTGGGCATGGGTCTGACGGCAGCGGATATTGTCGCCAGTTTGAGTGTCCGTGGCCATCGCGGCGAGATCACCGCCTTTTCAAGGCGCGGCATGTCGTCTCGCGGCCATACTCTTCAGCCCCAGGACTGGTCTTGTTCGTTCAGCGAGGATGATTGTGGCTCGGTAAGGTCGTTGTTACGAGCCGTGCGGCGCGCGGTGGCCGATGCGCAGGCCCATGGCGTGACCTGGCATGCGGTGACCGACGCCCTGCGTAAACAGGGTCAGACCATCTGGGCGCGGCTCAATGCGACGGAAAGAAAACGGCTGTTGCGCCACGCCCGCCGTCTTTGGGACGTGCATCGCTACCGGCTGCCACCCCAGGCACAAGCCATTTGGCAGCAGAGGTTGGCTGAAGGCAGTCTGACGCTTGCCTCAGGCCGGATGATCAAGATCGAGCGGGGTATCGAGACCATCGCTATTGATCTCGTGGTGGCCTCGACCGGGCTGGTGGAGCGGAAATTGTTCGACTGGGTGGTGCTGGCGACAGGTCCCGATCATGCCAGCGTCCTGAAATCGCAATCGATGTTGTTGACACTGGAAAGCACGGGCCACCTCCAGGCCGATGCTTATGGGCTGGGTATTGCCTGTGATGAGACCGGTCAGGCCATTGGTATTGATGGGCGACCGCAAGCGGATTTGTTTATTGCAGGCCCGCTGGCACGCGGTACGTTTGGTGAGCTTATGGGCGTTCCGGAAGTCTCCCGCCAGTCCGAACTGGTGGCAGATCGTATCGCCAATACCCTTATGATGAGCCGCAGTATGGTAAGCCATAGCGTCGAAGTGCGATAG
- a CDS encoding SHOCT domain-containing protein, whose translation MPTLSDEGQARLSDIATRHGVSFGAVEHLLMALMAGNGYQAQFNHPDLGGMGQWSQGGMTMVGDMFNNGLKARVDNLCSDIATLLQTSDLHRPASGYASSSQSQSQGNGGFGSFSSGVSLFVPGSVSAANWWPADLGFPASTGAQNNLRYAFFPSSRRLAIDIGGRTTVYDTRDHQIGGFSQQQGGDQTLSFTSQYGLVRISELEVVSPGAAAPVTNGIGEATTAPVMPPVATVFDDPEPAGEPFASEIQAFSAGTSPMPLAASPAASDDEIFAKIEKLAALHGRGILTDKEYQDKKADLLSRL comes from the coding sequence ATGCCGACACTGAGTGACGAGGGCCAAGCGCGTCTGAGCGACATTGCCACCCGCCATGGGGTGAGCTTCGGGGCGGTCGAACATTTGCTGATGGCGCTGATGGCTGGCAATGGCTATCAGGCTCAGTTCAACCACCCGGACCTCGGTGGCATGGGGCAATGGTCGCAAGGTGGCATGACCATGGTGGGCGATATGTTCAACAACGGGCTGAAGGCCCGGGTTGATAATCTTTGCTCGGATATCGCCACGTTGCTGCAAACCAGCGATCTGCACCGCCCTGCATCCGGCTATGCCTCATCCTCGCAATCACAGTCGCAGGGAAATGGCGGGTTCGGTAGCTTTTCGAGCGGCGTCAGTCTTTTCGTCCCCGGCAGTGTTTCGGCGGCAAACTGGTGGCCAGCCGATCTTGGCTTTCCGGCTTCGACCGGTGCCCAGAACAATTTGCGCTATGCGTTTTTCCCGTCAAGCCGCAGACTGGCAATCGATATTGGCGGGCGCACGACAGTCTATGATACCAGAGACCACCAGATCGGCGGATTTTCCCAGCAACAGGGCGGCGACCAGACGCTGAGCTTCACCTCCCAATACGGTTTGGTGCGGATATCAGAGCTTGAAGTCGTGTCTCCCGGTGCGGCTGCGCCCGTTACGAATGGGATAGGCGAGGCCACGACTGCGCCGGTCATGCCACCCGTCGCCACTGTTTTTGACGATCCAGAACCAGCGGGTGAGCCTTTTGCGTCGGAAATCCAGGCATTTTCGGCAGGGACTTCTCCCATGCCTCTAGCCGCTTCCCCGGCAGCCAGTGACGATGAGATCTTTGCCAAGATCGAGAAACTCGCCGCCCTGCATGGCCGAGGCATCCTGACCGACAAGGAATATCAGGACAAAAAGGCCGATCTTCTGTCGCGTCTCTGA